A region of Subtercola boreus DNA encodes the following proteins:
- a CDS encoding TetR/AcrR family transcriptional regulator codes for MGTSESERTQPRAPWRRDAQERHDRLIAAARREFAARGVDASLEQIAREADVAIGTLYRHFPTRLDLLLAALQPRLGEFAEGSLEALKIEDPWDAFVNYLENLFRLQAGDRGFNDFLSRRFPGSADTERIHDQMCQQIEDVLTRAQKTGHVRPDIALADIVNLIWSNGRMLDTTLTSAPNAWRRQLHLMLDAYRADRAHPLPEPPMTDGQLYDAMVRLSTTG; via the coding sequence GTGGGCACGAGCGAGAGTGAGCGGACGCAGCCGCGGGCACCCTGGCGCCGTGACGCCCAGGAGCGTCACGACCGGCTCATCGCCGCTGCGCGGCGCGAGTTCGCAGCCCGGGGGGTGGATGCCTCGCTGGAGCAGATCGCCCGTGAAGCCGACGTTGCCATCGGCACCCTGTACCGCCACTTCCCGACCCGACTCGACCTGCTTCTGGCGGCCCTGCAACCTCGGCTCGGAGAGTTCGCCGAGGGTTCCCTCGAAGCTCTGAAGATCGAAGACCCGTGGGACGCGTTCGTGAACTACCTCGAGAACCTCTTCCGCCTGCAGGCGGGGGACCGCGGGTTCAACGACTTCCTCTCCCGGCGTTTCCCGGGCAGCGCCGACACTGAGCGCATCCACGACCAGATGTGCCAGCAGATCGAGGACGTTCTGACCCGTGCCCAGAAGACCGGCCACGTGCGCCCCGACATCGCCCTGGCCGACATCGTCAACCTCATCTGGTCGAACGGCCGGATGCTCGACACCACGCTCACCTCGGCGCCGAACGCGTGGCGGCGGCAGCTCCACCTCATGCTCGACGCCTACCGCGCCGATCGGGCGCATCCGCTTCCCGAGCCGCCGATGACGGACGGGCAGCTCTACGACGCCATGGTGCGTCTCAGTACGACAGGCTGA
- a CDS encoding C-glycoside deglycosidase beta subunit domain-containing protein: protein MATHNSLFSEADVARHPEGIAVSIQLPWYRSLWLSCVDDVAATVDGVEIPRESLRFELQGTSYSIAELPDQWETLWFVADKPQVIIPLPVVPEAGASIDVDLVLTLRLLYMQIAPMRYVGNRVEVERQVVLA from the coding sequence ATGGCAACCCACAACTCCCTCTTCTCCGAGGCTGACGTCGCGCGTCATCCCGAGGGCATCGCCGTCTCCATCCAGCTGCCGTGGTACCGGAGCCTCTGGCTCTCGTGTGTCGACGACGTCGCTGCGACGGTCGACGGTGTCGAGATTCCGCGGGAGTCGCTGCGCTTCGAGCTGCAGGGTACGTCGTACTCGATCGCCGAACTGCCTGATCAGTGGGAGACGCTCTGGTTCGTCGCCGACAAACCGCAGGTGATCATCCCGCTGCCCGTTGTTCCGGAGGCGGGCGCGAGCATCGACGTCGACCTCGTGCTCACCCTGCGCCTGCTCTACATGCAGATCGCCCCGATGCGCTACGTCGGCAACCGCGTCGAAGTCGAGCGCCAGGTGGTGCTGGCGTGA
- a CDS encoding sugar phosphate isomerase/epimerase family protein has protein sequence MTEENGIAGTGIKLGITLYSLTSEFAAGLYTPETLIKAAADEGLGPGVEFNIAQMLRTYPDVDDDFIRLWRDSMDRYGLEPSAIGTNLDMGRRKERDMSPDEEHDFLARQLKTAHQLGFTKVVIRSHGKELLRSLLPLAEKYDQKLGYEIHAPSGPNDPQVLQMREMYDELQSERLGFTADFSSTMHSLSPTLLRTLSQMGMPEKYFPVMDEIWHEPTPMYVRNQKFEDFLASENFDGARLGPFTRLAFNMHGLVPPEEWLDIMPQIFHVHAKFYDIDANGDEPAMDIPRIVEQFVAGGYQGYLSSEWEGHAFSDLGESDPIDLVKKQHTLMRRTIENAVARGAAATSTAPATAAAALQNAE, from the coding sequence ATGACTGAAGAGAACGGTATCGCCGGAACGGGCATCAAGCTCGGCATCACCCTCTATTCGCTCACCTCGGAGTTCGCGGCTGGGTTGTACACCCCCGAGACACTCATCAAGGCGGCAGCCGACGAGGGCCTCGGCCCGGGCGTCGAGTTCAACATCGCCCAGATGCTCCGCACCTACCCGGACGTCGACGACGACTTCATCCGTCTCTGGCGGGACAGCATGGACCGCTACGGCCTCGAGCCCAGCGCCATCGGCACCAACCTCGACATGGGCCGCCGGAAGGAACGCGACATGTCGCCTGACGAGGAGCACGACTTCCTCGCCCGGCAGTTGAAGACCGCCCACCAGCTCGGGTTCACGAAGGTCGTCATCCGCTCGCACGGCAAGGAGCTGCTGCGGAGCCTCCTGCCGCTCGCCGAGAAGTACGACCAGAAGCTCGGCTACGAGATCCACGCGCCGTCGGGGCCGAACGACCCGCAGGTGCTGCAGATGCGCGAGATGTACGACGAACTGCAGAGCGAGCGGCTCGGCTTCACCGCCGACTTCTCCTCCACCATGCACAGCCTGTCGCCGACGCTGCTCCGCACGCTGTCGCAGATGGGGATGCCCGAGAAGTACTTCCCCGTGATGGACGAGATCTGGCACGAGCCGACCCCGATGTACGTGCGCAACCAGAAGTTCGAGGACTTCCTGGCGAGCGAGAACTTCGACGGCGCCCGGCTCGGACCCTTCACCCGGCTCGCCTTCAACATGCACGGGCTGGTGCCGCCGGAGGAGTGGCTCGACATCATGCCGCAGATCTTCCACGTGCACGCCAAGTTCTACGACATCGACGCGAACGGCGACGAGCCGGCCATGGACATCCCGCGCATCGTGGAGCAGTTCGTCGCGGGCGGGTACCAGGGCTACCTCTCGAGCGAGTGGGAGGGGCACGCGTTCAGCGACCTCGGCGAGAGCGACCCGATCGACCTGGTGAAGAAGCAGCACACGCTGATGCGCCGCACGATCGAGAATGCTGTCGCTCGCGGGGCTGCCGCGACATCCACCGCACCGGCAACCGCCGCCGCCGCCCTACAGAACGCCGAGTGA
- a CDS encoding nuclear transport factor 2 family protein: MRDNRSAFETFCDLFYTQKRVRAAFDFLVSPDYIQHNPGLPDGPEPAIVGLTPKFDGSPDSRFDIQRIIVDGDLAMVHVRASGPDRADTAVADIYRFENGRIVEHWDVLQAVPESPVSAHPMF, encoded by the coding sequence ATGCGCGACAATCGTTCGGCCTTCGAGACGTTCTGCGACCTGTTCTACACGCAGAAGCGCGTGCGGGCGGCGTTCGACTTCCTCGTCTCGCCCGACTACATCCAGCACAACCCGGGGCTGCCCGACGGGCCGGAACCGGCGATCGTCGGCCTGACGCCCAAGTTCGACGGGTCGCCCGACTCCCGCTTCGACATCCAGCGCATCATCGTCGACGGCGATCTCGCGATGGTGCATGTGCGGGCATCCGGGCCGGACCGCGCCGACACGGCCGTGGCCGACATCTACCGCTTCGAGAATGGGCGGATCGTCGAGCACTGGGACGTTCTGCAGGCTGTTCCCGAATCTCCGGTCAGCGCGCATCCGATGTTCTGA
- a CDS encoding NADPH-dependent F420 reductase: MGSISIIGAGNMASAIGTLALQGGNTVEIVSRDAARGAALAQALGNGATAGTWGAAPAGDIVILAVLFESAVEIVTEYGEALAGRILVDITNPFNATGTGLAISHDTSVAELVAQAAPASAQIVKAFNTLFRDVLAAGGRDVFLAGDDEGAKATVSTFIASLGHRPRDVGDLSMAHWLEGAGLLEMGLARNGLGFTISLSVDVSGVQ, translated from the coding sequence ATGGGAAGCATCAGCATCATCGGCGCGGGGAACATGGCCAGCGCCATCGGCACCCTGGCTCTTCAGGGCGGCAACACCGTCGAGATCGTGAGCCGGGATGCGGCCAGGGGCGCCGCCCTGGCCCAGGCGCTCGGCAACGGTGCCACGGCGGGAACCTGGGGCGCTGCGCCGGCCGGAGACATCGTGATCCTCGCCGTGCTGTTCGAAAGCGCCGTCGAGATCGTCACCGAGTACGGGGAGGCGCTGGCCGGCAGGATCCTCGTCGACATCACGAACCCCTTCAACGCCACGGGCACCGGGCTGGCCATTTCCCACGACACCTCTGTCGCAGAGCTGGTCGCCCAGGCCGCGCCCGCGAGCGCGCAAATCGTCAAGGCGTTCAACACCCTCTTCCGCGACGTGCTCGCTGCCGGCGGCCGGGACGTGTTCCTGGCCGGCGACGACGAGGGGGCGAAAGCGACCGTGTCGACGTTCATCGCAAGCCTCGGACATCGACCACGGGATGTCGGCGACCTCAGCATGGCGCACTGGCTGGAGGGCGCGGGGCTGCTGGAGATGGGGCTCGCCAGGAACGGTCTGGGGTTCACGATCTCCCTCAGCGTCGATGTGAGTGGAGTGCAGTAG
- a CDS encoding oxidoreductase encodes MTPPWTAADIPDQSGKTFVITGANSGLGRAAAAAVAGAGGRVILACRNTAKGDAAAREMTGDVIVRRLDVADLASVREFAAETEQVDVLINNAGVMATPEGRTADGFETQFGTNFLGHFALTGLLLPKITGRVVSLSSLAHLMGRIDLADPNWLQRRYSRWPAYGQSKLADLMFAYELHRRLKASGSEVRSLAAHPGLARTELHTHTDSVQSALIAAFTGVGQSAAMGALPVLYAATAPDAASGAYFGPGGPGEVRGFPRPAFSTPAARNLQMAADLWAMAEELTGVSFLSPAPVGSAAVPVAGAPSSRSLAVGGAVGAGALLATAALVAARRRR; translated from the coding sequence ATGACCCCTCCGTGGACCGCCGCCGACATCCCCGACCAGTCCGGAAAGACCTTCGTGATCACGGGGGCGAACAGCGGGCTGGGCAGAGCGGCGGCTGCGGCCGTCGCGGGCGCCGGTGGCCGCGTCATCCTGGCCTGTCGCAACACGGCGAAGGGTGACGCCGCCGCGAGAGAGATGACCGGCGACGTGATCGTTCGGCGCCTCGACGTCGCCGACCTCGCCTCGGTGCGCGAGTTCGCTGCCGAGACGGAGCAGGTCGACGTTCTCATCAACAATGCAGGAGTGATGGCGACCCCGGAGGGCCGCACCGCCGACGGTTTCGAGACGCAGTTCGGCACGAACTTCCTCGGCCACTTCGCCCTCACCGGCCTGCTGCTGCCGAAGATCACCGGGCGGGTGGTGTCGCTCTCGAGCCTCGCGCACCTGATGGGCCGGATCGATCTCGCCGACCCGAACTGGCTGCAGCGACGCTACAGCCGCTGGCCCGCCTATGGACAGTCCAAACTCGCCGACCTCATGTTCGCCTACGAGTTGCACCGCCGGCTGAAGGCGTCAGGCTCCGAGGTCCGCTCGCTTGCCGCCCACCCCGGCCTTGCCCGAACCGAGTTGCACACCCACACCGATTCCGTGCAGAGTGCGCTCATCGCCGCATTCACCGGCGTGGGCCAGAGCGCGGCGATGGGCGCGCTGCCCGTTCTGTACGCTGCAACCGCCCCGGATGCGGCGAGCGGTGCGTACTTCGGCCCGGGTGGGCCGGGCGAGGTTCGCGGGTTCCCGCGACCCGCTTTCTCCACCCCCGCCGCCCGCAATCTGCAGATGGCCGCCGACCTGTGGGCGATGGCCGAGGAGCTGACGGGTGTGAGCTTCCTCTCCCCTGCGCCGGTGGGCAGTGCGGCGGTACCCGTCGCGGGTGCGCCGAGTTCGCGCTCGCTGGCCGTCGGCGGAGCGGTGGGCGCGGGTGCTCTCCTTGCGACGGCAGCCCTCGTCGCAGCCCGACGCCGCCGCTGA
- a CDS encoding Gfo/Idh/MocA family protein, with protein MTLRVALIGHGFMGAAHSVGWRQAPAAFDLPDSVEMAVLVGRNAAAASAAAAKWGWAESATDWREVIARDDIDIVDIVTPGDSHAEIAIAALEAGKHVLCEKPLANSVAEASAMDVAAQLAAGRGVRSMVGFTYRRVPAVTLLRDLVASGAVGEVRQVRAAYRQDWLVDENEPLAWRLQKEHAGSGALGDIGAHIIDLAQFVTGQSVDSVTGVVETLVKQRPLPQSGPGSSGLSGVAGAGFGDVTVDDLALFTGRLSSRALASFEATRFATGRKNQLTIEVSGDRGALAFDLEDLNSLQLYDRTAPDDRQGFTRILVTEPVHPYVSGWWPAGHLLGYEHGFSHQAKDFVEAIVRGEDPRPSFADGLGVQRVLDAVEQSSARDSAWVSVTEPALLT; from the coding sequence GTGACCCTCCGGGTGGCCCTGATCGGCCACGGTTTCATGGGGGCGGCGCACTCGGTCGGCTGGCGGCAGGCGCCCGCCGCCTTCGACCTGCCGGACAGCGTCGAGATGGCGGTGCTCGTCGGCCGGAACGCTGCAGCTGCCTCGGCGGCCGCAGCGAAGTGGGGCTGGGCCGAGTCGGCCACGGACTGGCGCGAGGTCATCGCCCGCGACGACATCGACATCGTCGACATCGTCACCCCCGGTGACTCGCACGCCGAGATCGCGATCGCCGCGCTCGAGGCGGGCAAGCACGTGCTGTGCGAGAAGCCGCTCGCGAACTCGGTGGCCGAGGCCTCCGCGATGGATGTCGCGGCCCAGCTCGCGGCCGGGCGCGGCGTCCGCTCGATGGTCGGGTTCACCTACCGGCGCGTCCCTGCCGTCACCCTGCTGCGCGACCTCGTGGCCTCCGGTGCGGTCGGGGAGGTGCGCCAGGTGCGTGCCGCCTACCGGCAGGACTGGCTCGTCGACGAGAACGAACCTCTCGCCTGGCGCCTGCAGAAGGAGCACGCCGGCTCGGGGGCCCTCGGCGACATCGGGGCGCACATCATCGACCTGGCGCAGTTCGTCACCGGGCAGTCTGTCGACTCGGTGACGGGCGTCGTCGAGACGCTCGTCAAGCAGCGGCCGCTCCCGCAGTCCGGGCCGGGGTCGTCGGGACTCTCGGGCGTCGCCGGTGCCGGGTTCGGCGACGTGACCGTCGACGATCTCGCCCTCTTCACCGGCAGGCTATCGTCCCGTGCTCTCGCGAGCTTCGAGGCCACCCGCTTCGCCACCGGGCGGAAGAACCAGCTCACGATCGAAGTCTCCGGCGACCGCGGCGCGCTGGCGTTCGACCTCGAAGACCTCAACAGCCTGCAGCTCTACGACCGTACGGCACCGGATGACCGGCAGGGCTTCACGCGCATCCTGGTCACCGAACCCGTGCATCCGTATGTCTCGGGCTGGTGGCCTGCCGGCCACCTGCTCGGCTACGAACACGGCTTCTCGCACCAGGCGAAGGATTTCGTCGAAGCCATCGTGCGCGGTGAAGACCCTCGGCCGAGTTTTGCTGACGGACTCGGGGTGCAGCGTGTGCTCGACGCTGTCGAGCAGAGCTCGGCGCGCGACTCGGCCTGGGTGAGCGTCACCGAACCCGCCCTTCTGACGTAG
- a CDS encoding TIM barrel protein, with the protein MYQLAPNIELLFTEEAEYHDRVRAAASAGFTAVEMWGPTGIDAPSKPKDVPALKAALEETGLQLTAQLSEPRTQFMIPPFDDSPFFDHLDEGVAIAQQLGCPRLVVGSGTGFGGSKRQVQLDKLIDIYTRAIAQIEGSGITLVLEAVNVRVDHPGSLLDRTAEAAYVARGVDSPQFGILYDLYHSTVEGETAAAALAEAGDTVKYVQIADAPGRGEPGSGSIDWPARLGDLRASGYDGPIGLEYYPTQETVASTAFIRGLAGDA; encoded by the coding sequence GTGTACCAACTTGCCCCGAACATCGAGCTGCTCTTCACCGAAGAGGCCGAGTACCACGACCGTGTGCGGGCAGCCGCTTCCGCCGGGTTCACCGCGGTGGAGATGTGGGGCCCGACCGGCATCGATGCGCCCTCGAAGCCGAAGGACGTACCCGCGCTGAAAGCCGCCCTCGAGGAGACCGGGCTGCAGCTGACCGCCCAGCTCTCCGAGCCGCGCACCCAGTTCATGATCCCGCCGTTCGACGACAGCCCGTTCTTCGACCACCTCGACGAGGGTGTGGCCATCGCGCAGCAGCTCGGCTGCCCGCGTCTCGTCGTCGGCAGCGGCACCGGTTTCGGCGGCAGCAAACGCCAGGTGCAGCTCGACAAGCTCATCGACATCTACACGCGCGCGATCGCCCAGATCGAGGGATCGGGTATCACGCTGGTGCTCGAGGCCGTGAACGTGCGGGTCGATCATCCCGGTTCCCTGCTCGACCGCACCGCCGAGGCGGCGTATGTCGCTCGCGGCGTCGACTCGCCGCAGTTCGGCATCCTCTACGACCTCTACCACTCGACCGTCGAGGGGGAGACGGCGGCTGCCGCCCTGGCCGAGGCGGGGGACACAGTGAAGTACGTGCAGATCGCCGATGCTCCGGGCCGCGGAGAGCCCGGATCGGGTTCGATCGACTGGCCCGCGCGCCTCGGCGACCTGCGGGCCTCGGGGTACGACGGCCCGATCGGGCTCGAGTACTACCCCACCCAGGAGACGGTCGCCTCGACGGCGTTCATCCGCGGGCTGGCCGGCGACGCATGA
- a CDS encoding GMC oxidoreductase — translation MSGRFPASVDVAIVGSGPTGAAYARILSESAPGARIALFEAGPIVSDPPGAHVKNIADPDARARAQRASQGSSAGASTISSPGAVTSGQRSGRPGTHLLETGFQAEGEDGLPVAAMSTNVGGMSAHWTGACPTPRGSERITFLPDLDELLGEAARLLGVTTDAFDGSPFAEIVRDRLAAVVDEGRAPGERVQRMPLAAHRRDDGNLVWSGSDVVLGEAATNNPDFALYPEALVTRVLRGGDGAEGAAGGDGARGDGARGIAVRDLRTGETTEVAARFVVVAGDALRTPQLLWASGIRPEALGRYLNDQAQIVFAARLRGVEGLDAGHGASSTGLSEYSGVTWVPYTDAQPFHGQVMQLDASPVPLAEDDPVTPGSIVGLGLFCAKDLQASDRVEFSEGNLDDNGMPAPSIRYTLTEKDHETFARASDRIVVLGRAVGELLNDRPFRLPLGSSLHYQGTTRMGLVDDGTSVCDTNSAVWGAPGLHVAGNGVIPTATACNPTLTSVALAVRGARHIASQLMS, via the coding sequence ATGAGCGGCCGCTTTCCGGCGTCGGTCGACGTCGCCATCGTGGGCAGCGGACCCACGGGTGCGGCCTACGCGCGTATCCTCAGTGAATCGGCGCCCGGTGCCCGCATCGCCCTGTTCGAGGCCGGGCCGATCGTCTCCGATCCTCCCGGGGCGCACGTCAAGAACATCGCCGACCCGGATGCCCGGGCACGTGCCCAGCGGGCGTCGCAGGGTTCGAGTGCCGGCGCTTCGACGATCAGTTCCCCCGGCGCGGTGACCTCGGGGCAGCGGAGTGGGCGCCCCGGCACCCACCTGCTCGAGACCGGTTTCCAGGCCGAGGGTGAGGACGGGCTGCCCGTCGCCGCCATGTCCACCAACGTGGGCGGCATGTCCGCGCACTGGACGGGGGCATGCCCGACCCCGCGCGGCAGCGAGCGCATCACCTTCCTCCCCGACCTCGACGAGCTGCTCGGCGAGGCGGCGAGACTCCTCGGAGTCACCACGGATGCGTTCGACGGCTCGCCGTTCGCGGAGATCGTGCGGGACCGTCTCGCCGCAGTGGTCGACGAGGGCCGGGCGCCTGGCGAACGGGTGCAGCGGATGCCTCTGGCCGCGCACCGCCGGGACGACGGCAACCTGGTGTGGTCGGGCTCCGACGTGGTGCTCGGTGAGGCGGCGACGAACAATCCCGACTTCGCGCTGTACCCCGAGGCGCTCGTGACGCGCGTGCTCCGAGGCGGGGACGGCGCCGAGGGCGCCGCCGGCGGGGACGGTGCTCGCGGGGACGGTGCGCGCGGCATCGCGGTGCGCGACCTCCGCACCGGCGAGACGACCGAGGTCGCCGCGCGCTTCGTGGTCGTCGCGGGCGACGCCCTCCGAACGCCGCAGCTCCTCTGGGCATCCGGGATCAGGCCCGAGGCGCTCGGGCGATATTTGAACGACCAGGCGCAGATCGTCTTCGCGGCGCGGCTCCGCGGTGTGGAGGGGCTCGATGCCGGCCACGGCGCCTCCTCCACGGGCCTCAGTGAATACAGCGGGGTGACCTGGGTGCCCTACACCGACGCGCAGCCCTTCCACGGGCAGGTGATGCAGCTGGATGCCTCGCCGGTGCCGCTGGCGGAGGACGACCCGGTGACGCCGGGCTCGATCGTCGGGCTAGGACTCTTCTGCGCCAAAGACCTGCAGGCCTCGGACCGGGTCGAGTTCAGCGAGGGCAACCTCGACGACAACGGGATGCCGGCCCCGAGCATCCGGTACACCCTGACGGAGAAGGACCACGAGACCTTCGCGCGCGCCTCCGACCGCATTGTCGTGCTCGGCCGTGCCGTGGGCGAGTTGCTCAACGACCGCCCGTTCCGCCTGCCGCTCGGGTCGTCGCTGCACTACCAGGGGACCACGCGCATGGGTCTCGTCGACGACGGCACGAGCGTGTGCGACACGAACAGTGCGGTGTGGGGAGCACCCGGGCTGCACGTCGCCGGCAACGGCGTCATTCCCACGGCGACGGCGTGCAACCCGACGCTGACCAGCGTGGCGCTCGCCGTGCGGGGCGCGCGCCATATTGCTTCGCAACTTATGTCTTAA
- a CDS encoding C-glycoside deglycosidase beta subunit domain-containing protein: MIPDRIIEQGTLTTNGSRSAVEVRIPWYRALPGSCIAGAKLSIDGIPAAPETLRWEMNGTEFTFDELRTNTDEWWFPLDSAVLSGEVPLAAGDGEHTVDVDLTLYIPYIVISDNEVLHIEEHDTKTMKAVNA; encoded by the coding sequence ATGATCCCCGATCGCATCATCGAACAGGGCACGCTCACGACGAACGGATCGCGGAGCGCGGTCGAGGTACGCATTCCGTGGTACCGGGCGCTGCCCGGCTCCTGCATCGCCGGGGCGAAACTGTCGATCGACGGCATCCCGGCCGCCCCCGAGACGCTCCGCTGGGAGATGAACGGCACGGAGTTCACGTTCGACGAGCTCCGCACCAACACCGACGAGTGGTGGTTCCCGCTCGACTCGGCCGTGCTCTCCGGCGAGGTGCCGTTGGCTGCGGGCGACGGCGAGCACACGGTCGACGTCGACCTGACGCTCTACATCCCCTACATCGTCATCTCCGACAACGAAGTGCTGCACATCGAAGAGCACGACACCAAGACCATGAAGGCTGTGAACGCATGA
- a CDS encoding sugar phosphate isomerase/epimerase family protein, producing the protein MTETLGTPIQGVTLYSFTRASHQREYDLEALIRKVAADGYGPGLEIIGFSSFRGFPAIEDSFAGWFKDLVVEAGLVQTSLAVNADIGIHRDRLLNQDELIEYMRLQIEAAAKLGFPIARVQISLTPDSMEQLAPIAEKNNVTLALEVHADQYASHPRILALRDRYEQVGSPYLAFTADWGATVTGFAPSLLEAYRRRGASEDLLAAVVDLWNGYYAEGPPANQQIHGQRFGSFIGLAAQNGRPELGIDFAINGTGLFGPARVEDWLEILPWVRHVHGKFFGIDENHEEPSVPVRELVTLLVENGYSGAISSEYEGWHWNHWQSPFDIVRDEQAVQRSAASNAGSRMITDRAEAASVLAAHLARPVPHLN; encoded by the coding sequence ATGACCGAGACTCTCGGCACCCCTATCCAGGGTGTGACCCTCTACAGCTTCACGCGGGCCTCGCACCAGCGCGAGTACGACCTCGAAGCGCTGATCCGCAAGGTGGCCGCCGACGGCTACGGCCCCGGCCTCGAGATCATCGGGTTCTCGAGCTTCCGCGGGTTCCCGGCCATCGAGGATTCCTTCGCCGGCTGGTTCAAGGATCTCGTCGTGGAGGCGGGTCTGGTGCAGACCTCGCTCGCGGTGAACGCCGACATCGGCATCCACCGCGACCGTTTGCTGAACCAGGACGAACTGATCGAGTACATGCGGTTGCAGATCGAGGCGGCGGCGAAGCTCGGCTTCCCGATCGCCCGCGTGCAGATCTCGCTGACTCCCGATTCGATGGAGCAGCTCGCACCCATCGCCGAGAAGAACAACGTCACCCTCGCCCTCGAGGTGCATGCCGACCAGTACGCGTCGCACCCTCGGATCCTCGCCCTCCGGGACCGCTACGAGCAGGTCGGCTCGCCCTACCTGGCGTTCACGGCCGACTGGGGCGCGACCGTCACGGGGTTCGCGCCGTCACTGCTCGAGGCGTACCGGCGCCGCGGGGCATCCGAAGACCTGCTCGCTGCGGTGGTGGATCTCTGGAACGGCTACTACGCCGAGGGTCCGCCCGCGAACCAGCAGATCCACGGCCAGCGCTTCGGATCGTTCATCGGCCTCGCCGCCCAGAACGGCCGGCCCGAGCTCGGCATCGACTTTGCGATCAACGGCACCGGGCTCTTCGGGCCCGCGCGCGTCGAGGACTGGCTCGAGATCCTGCCCTGGGTGCGCCACGTGCACGGCAAGTTCTTCGGCATCGACGAGAACCACGAGGAACCGTCGGTGCCGGTGCGCGAGCTGGTGACGCTGCTCGTCGAGAACGGCTACTCGGGCGCGATCTCGAGCGAATACGAGGGGTGGCACTGGAACCACTGGCAGAGCCCCTTCGATATCGTCCGCGACGAACAGGCGGTGCAGCGCTCGGCCGCCTCGAACGCGGGCAGCAGGATGATCACCGACCGGGCGGAGGCTGCCAGCGTTCTCGCGGCACACCTCGCGCGGCCCGTTCCCCACCTGAACTGA
- a CDS encoding sugar phosphate isomerase/epimerase family protein has protein sequence MARPITLFTGQWADLPFEEVARLAGEWGYDGLEIACWGDHLDPWRWDDAAYVQGRLDILERNGLQVFTISNHLKGQAVCDDPIDQRHRDILSDRVWGDGDPEGVRQRAAEELKNTARLAAALGVKTVTGFTGSSIWKYVAMFPPVTEAMVDAGYQDFADRWNPILDVFDEVGVRFAHEVHPSEIAYDYWTTVRALEAIGHREAFGLNWDPSHMVWQDIDPVGFLWDFKDRIYHVHCKDTKKRLANGRNGRLSSHLAWADPRRGWDFISTGHGDVPWEDAFRMLNAIGYAGPLSVEWEDAGMDRLVGAPEALGFVRRLSTYEPSAAAFDAAFSTK, from the coding sequence ATGGCTCGACCGATCACCCTGTTCACCGGCCAGTGGGCCGACCTGCCCTTCGAGGAGGTGGCCCGGCTCGCTGGCGAGTGGGGCTACGACGGCCTCGAGATCGCCTGCTGGGGCGACCACCTCGACCCCTGGCGCTGGGATGACGCGGCCTACGTGCAGGGCAGGCTCGACATCCTCGAACGGAACGGCCTGCAGGTGTTCACGATCTCGAACCACCTCAAGGGCCAGGCGGTCTGCGACGATCCGATCGACCAGCGGCACCGCGACATCCTCTCCGACCGCGTCTGGGGCGACGGCGACCCGGAGGGGGTGCGCCAGCGTGCGGCCGAGGAGCTGAAGAACACGGCGCGCCTCGCGGCCGCGCTCGGCGTGAAGACCGTGACAGGTTTCACCGGTTCGTCGATCTGGAAATACGTCGCCATGTTCCCGCCCGTCACCGAGGCGATGGTCGACGCCGGCTACCAGGACTTCGCCGACCGCTGGAACCCGATCCTCGACGTCTTCGACGAGGTCGGCGTGCGGTTCGCCCACGAGGTGCACCCCTCGGAGATCGCCTACGACTACTGGACCACCGTGCGCGCTCTGGAGGCCATCGGCCACCGCGAGGCATTCGGTCTCAACTGGGATCCCTCGCACATGGTCTGGCAGGACATCGACCCCGTCGGCTTCCTCTGGGACTTCAAGGACCGGATCTACCACGTGCACTGCAAAGACACGAAGAAGCGCCTCGCCAACGGACGGAACGGCCGCCTCTCCTCCCATCTGGCGTGGGCGGATCCGCGGCGCGGCTGGGACTTCATCTCGACCGGGCACGGCGACGTGCCGTGGGAGGACGCCTTCCGCATGCTGAATGCGATCGGCTACGCCGGGCCGCTCTCCGTCGAGTGGGAGGATGCCGGCATGGACCGCCTCGTCGGCGCGCCCGAGGCGCTCGGCTTCGTGCGCCGCCTCTCGACGTACGAGCCGTCGGCGGCCGCGTTCGACGCCGCCTTCTCCACCAAGTAG